From Fulvivirga lutea:
GTGGCAGGTTGGTCCTTGTGGGGCTGCTTTAATCAATAGTGTGTCTTTGTCGCAGTCTACTTCAATAGACTTTACCAGTAGGTAGTTGCCAGAGGTTTCTCCCTTTGTCCATAATCTATTTTTTGAACGACTGAAGAAGGTGACTTTTTTCTCATCTGCTGTTTTACTCAGCGCCTCCTCGTTCATGTAACCCAGCATTAAGACATTATTAGTGAAATAGTCTTGAATAATTGCTGGCACTAACCCTTTCGAAAAATCTGGTTGTATCATCTTACGTCTATGTTTTCTGTTTTTAAGTAATTTTTTAAATCTGGAATTGATATTTCGCCAAAGTGAAAAATGCTCGCAGCTAATGCAGCACCCACATTCGTTTTTTGAAATACATCTAAAAAATGAATTTTAGTACCGGCACCTCCCGAGGCGATTATTGGAATGTTCACTACTTTGCTTAATTCATTTAATGCATTGATAGAGAATCCGTTTTTTGTCCCATCGTTATCCATACTTGTAAAAAGTATTTCACCGGCACCTCTTTGCTCTACTTCTTTTGACCAATCAAATAGAAGTTTTGTTGTTGGCTTGCTACCACCGTGGGTATGCACCAACCATTTGCCATCTACGTTTTTAGCATCTATTGCTACGGTAATGCATTGGGTGCCATAAGCTGCTACTAATTCATTGATCAATTCCGGTCTTTTAACAGCCGAAGAGTTAACTGAAACTTTATCAGCACCATTTTGAAGTAATGGTTCAACATCCTCAACAGAAGAAATACCGCCTCCTACAGTAAATGGGATGTCTATATTTTGTGCAATACGTTTTACGAGTTGAACGAAAGTTTTACGACCTTCATTCGTAGCTGTGATGTC
This genomic window contains:
- the hisF gene encoding imidazole glycerol phosphate synthase subunit HisF — protein: MLKKRIIPCLDIKDGRTVKGVNFVNIRDAGDPVELAKRYAETGADELVFLDITATNEGRKTFVQLVKRIAQNIDIPFTVGGGISSVEDVEPLLQNGADKVSVNSSAVKRPELINELVAAYGTQCITVAIDAKNVDGKWLVHTHGGSKPTTKLLFDWSKEVEQRGAGEILFTSMDNDGTKNGFSINALNELSKVVNIPIIASGGAGTKIHFLDVFQKTNVGAALAASIFHFGEISIPDLKNYLKTENIDVR